A window from Carassius gibelio isolate Cgi1373 ecotype wild population from Czech Republic chromosome B3, carGib1.2-hapl.c, whole genome shotgun sequence encodes these proteins:
- the arpc1b gene encoding actin-related protein 2/3 complex subunit 1B, with protein sequence MSYHSFLLEPISCHAWNKDRTQIALCPNNHEVHIYKKDGSNWNKIHVLKEHNGQVTGIDWAPESNRIVTCGTDRNAYVWTLKGDAWKPTLVILRINRAARCVKWSPKENKFAVGSGSRLISVCYFEQDNDWWVCKHIKKPIRSTILCLDWHPNNVLLAAGSCDFKCRIFSAYIKEVEEKPAPTAWGSKMPFGEVMFESTGTAGWVHGVCFSDSGNRVAWASHDSTVAVAEGGKTAVCASLTSETLPLLCVTFITENSLVAAGHDCYPVLFVYDSNKAALSFGGKLDIPKQSAQKGMSARERFQNLDKKATTDSKEAVLESVHKNSISQLSILNGGKAQCAKFCTTGMDGGMTIWDVKTLESAMKDLKIV encoded by the exons ATGTCTTATCACAGTTTTCTTCTTGAACCTATCAGCTGCCATGCCTGGAACAAGGACCGAACTC AAATTGCACTGTGTCCTAATAACCATGAAGTCCATATCTACAAGAAAGACGGAAGCAACTGGAACAAAATCCATGTGCTGAAAGAGCACAATGGCCAGGTTACTG GCATTGACTGGGCCCCAGAGAGCAATCGTATCGTGACCTGTGGCACTGACCGCAATGCATACGTCTGGACCCTGAAGGGGGACGCATGGAAGCCCACCCTGGTCATTCTCAGGATCAACCGTGCCGCCCGCTGTGTGAAATGGTCTCCTAAAGAAAACAAGTTTGCAGTGGGCAGTGGCTCACGTCTGATCTCAGTCTGCTATTTTGAGCAGGATAATGACTG GTGGGTGTGCAAGCACATTAAGAAGCCCATCCGCTCCACCATCCTTTGTTTGGACTGGCACCCCAACAACGTCCTTTTGGCAGCTGGATCAtgtgactttaaatgcag GATCTTTTCTGCTTACATAAAGGAAGTAGAAGAAAAGCCTGCTCCAACAGCATGGGGCTCTAAAATGCCCTTTGGAGAGGTCATGTTCGAATCTACTGGAACCGCAGGTTGGGTACACGGTGTCTGTTTCTCGGACAGCGGCAATCGTGTGGCCTGGGCCAGCCATGACAGCACTGTGGCAGTGGCTGAGGGAGGAAAGACTGCTGT CTGTGCCAGTCTGACTTCAGAAACCTTGCCTCTTCTGTGCGTGACTTTCATTACTGAGAACAGCCTAGTGGCAGCT GGCCATGACTGCTACCCTGTGTTGTTTGTCTATGATTCGAACAAAGCAGCCTTGTCTTTTGGAGGGAAACTCGACATACCCAAACAGAGTGCTCAGAAGGGCATGTCAGCCAGGGAACGCTTCCAGAACCTGGATAAGAAAGCCACCACTGACAGCAAAGAAGCTGTCCTGGAGTCTGTGCACAAGAACAGCATCAG CCAACTCTCCATTCTTAATGGAGGAAAAGCACAGTGTGCCAAATTCTGCACCACTGGTATGGATGGAGGCATGACTATTTGGGATGTAAAG ACCCTTGAATCTGCAATGAAGGACCTCAAGATTGTCTAG
- the LOC127953202 gene encoding actin-related protein 2/3 complex subunit 1A — protein MSLHQFLLEPITCHAWNRDRTQLAISPNNHEVHIYKKSGNQWVKAHELKEHNGHITGIDWAPKSDRIVTCGADRNAYVWSQKDGLWKPTLVILRINRAATFVKWSPLENKFAVGSGARLISVCYFESENDWWVSKHIKKPIRSTVLSLDWHPNNVLLAAGSCDFKCRVFSAYIKEVDEKPAPTPWGSKMPFGQVMSEFGGAGSGGWVHSVCFSASGNKLAWVSHDSTVTVVDPTISSTPSQLKTEFLALLSVTFVSENNIVAAGHDCCPMLFSFDDGGNLTFISKLDIPKQSIQRNISAMERFRNMDKRATTEDRNSTLETLHQNSITQVSIYEGDKRDCRKFCTTGIDGAMTIWDFKTLESSIQGLRIM, from the exons ATGTCACTGCACCAGTTTTTGTTGGAGCCAATCACATGCCATGCGTGGAACCGGGACAGGACCC AACTTGCTATAAGTCCAAACAACCATGAGGTCCATATATACAAGAAAAGTGGAAATCAGTGGGTGAAAGCTCACGAATTAAAAGAGCACAATGGGCACATCACAG gCATTGATTGGGCTCCTAAAAGTGATCGCATTGTGACCTGTGGAGCTGACCGTAATGCTTATGTATGGAGTCAAAAGGACGGTTTGTGGAAACCCACCCTTGTTATTCTCAGGATCAACCGCGCTGCCACGTTTGTGAAATGGTCTCCGCTAGAGAACAAGTTTGCAGTGGGGAGTGGAGCACGACTCATATCTGTTTGCTACTTTGAGTCTGAAAATGATTG gtgGGTTAGTAAACACATCAAGAAGCCCATCCGTTCAACTGTCCTCAGTTTAGACTGGCATCCAAATAATGTGCTTCTGGCAGCTGGGTCATGTGACTTCAAATGCAG GGTATTCTCTGCGTACATCAAGGAGGTGGATGAAAAACCAGCTCCAACCCCATGGGGGTCCAAGATGCCCTTTGGGCAGGTGATGTCAGAGTTTGGCGGGGCAGGAAGCGGAGGATGGGTTCACAGCGTCTGTTTCTCAGCCAGTGGGAACAAACTGGCGTGGGTCAGCCATGACAGCACTGTCACTGTAGTGGACCCCACAATAAGCTCAAC GCCAAGCCAGTTGAAGACCGAATTCCTTGCCCTTCTGAGTGTGACTTTTGTTTCTGAGAACAACATTGTGGCAGCA GGTCACGATTGCTGCCCTATGCTGTTCAGTTTTGATGATGGTGGAAACTTGACCTTCATTTCCAAGCTGGACATTCCAAAGCAGAGCATCCAGCGCAACATTTCTGCCATGGAGCGCTTCCGCAACATGGACAAGAGGGCCACCACTGAGGACCGCAATAGCACCCTAGAAACCCTGCATCAGAACAGCATCAC cCAAGTGTCTATATATGAAGGAGACAAAAGAGATTGTCGCAAATTCTGCACTACGGGAATTGACGGAGCAATGACCATATGGGATTTCAag ACCTTAGAGTCTTCAATCCAAGGCCTGCGGATCATGTAA
- the LOC127953201 gene encoding WD repeat domain phosphoinositide-interacting protein 2 isoform X2, whose product MNLASQSGEAGCSQLLFANFNQDNTSLAVGTKSGYKFFSLSSVDKLEQIYECTDTEDVCIVERLFSSSLVAIVSLKAPRKLKVCHFKKGTEICNYSYSNTILAVKLNRQRLIVCLEESLYIHNIRDMKVLHTIRETPPNPSGLCALSISNDNCYLAYPGSATIGEVQVFDTVNLRAANMIPAHDSPLAALAFDASGTKLATASEKGTVIRVFSIPEGQKLFEFRRGVKRCVSICSLAFSMEGLYLSASSNTETVHIFKLETQREKPQEEPTTWTGYFGKVLMASTTYLPAHVTEMFTQGRAFATVRLPFSGHKNICALAIIQKIPRLLVAAADGYLYLYNLDPQEGGECTLMKQHKLDGSVEAANEILEQTAHDRPLVAQTYSAAVAKGYTEDQGAVGGAGVEEDMNALHLDEENEQPPLILETD is encoded by the exons ATGAACCTGGCCAGTCAGAGCGGAGAGGCCGGCTGCAGCCAGCTGCTCTTCGCCAACTTTAACCAGGATAACAC ATCCCTAGCTGTTGGTACCAAGTCCGGCTACAAGTTTTTCTCCTTGTCATCAGTGGACAAATTGGAACAAATCTATGAATGTA CTGACACAGAAGATGTGTGCATCGTGGAGAGATTGTTCTCCAGCAGCCTCGTCGCTATTGTCAGCCTTAAGGCACCTAGGAAGCTGAAAGTCTGTCACTTCAAGAAAGGGACTGAGATATGCAACTACAGCTACTCAAACACTATACTGGCTGTAAAACTGAACAGACAG AGACTGATAGTGTGTTTAGAGGAGTCACTCTATATCCACAACATTAGGGATATGAAAGTACTACATACCATTCGAGAGACCCCTCCGAATCCTTCCG GACTATGTGCCCTGTCAATCAGTAATGACAACTGTTACTTGGCCTATCCGGGAAGTGCAACAATTGGAGAGGTACAAGTTTTTGACACGGTCAATCTG AGGGCAGCTAACATGATACCTGCCCACGATAGTCCACTAGCAGCTCTGGCGTTCGATGCAAGCGGCACTAAATTGGCCACAGCATCTGAGAAG GGCACTGTAATCCGAGTTTTCTCCATTCCAGAGGGCCAAAAGCTCTTTGAGTTCCGGAGGGGAGTAAAGAG ATGTGTGAGCATCTGTTCCCTCGCCTTCAGTATGGAGGGACTCTATCTGTCTGCCTCAAGCAACACGGAGACGGTGCATATTTTTAAGCTGGAGACCCAGAGAGAGAA GCCCCAAGAGGAGCCCACTACTTGGACAGGATACTTTGGAAAAGTACTGATGGCCTCCACAACATACCTGCCCGCACATGTAACAGAGATGTTCACTCAAGGAAGGGCATTTGCTACAGTCAGACTGCCCTTTTCAGGTCATAAGAACATCTGCGCTCTGGCCAT AATCCAGAAGATCCCACGCCTGCTGGTGGCTGCAGCAGATGGCTATCTTTACCTGTACAATCTGGACCCACAGGAGGGGGGAGAGTGCACACTAATGAAACAGCATAA GTTAGATGGAAGTGTAGAGGCAGCGAATGAAATCCTTGAGCAAACAGCTCACGACCGGCCGCTTGTGGCACAGACCTACAGTGCTGCTGTTGCCAAAG GTTACACTGAGGATCAGGGGGCGGTGGGGGGTGCCGGGGTGGAGGAGGACATGAACGCCCTGCACCTGGACGAAGAGAACGAGCAGCCTCCATTAATCCTGGAAACAGACTGA
- the LOC127953201 gene encoding WD repeat domain phosphoinositide-interacting protein 2 isoform X1, with the protein MNLASQSGEAGCSQLLFANFNQDNTSLAVGTKSGYKFFSLSSVDKLEQIYECTDTEDVCIVERLFSSSLVAIVSLKAPRKLKVCHFKKGTEICNYSYSNTILAVKLNRQRLIVCLEESLYIHNIRDMKVLHTIRETPPNPSGLCALSISNDNCYLAYPGSATIGEVQVFDTVNLRAANMIPAHDSPLAALAFDASGTKLATASEKGTVIRVFSIPEGQKLFEFRRGVKRCVSICSLAFSMEGLYLSASSNTETVHIFKLETQREKSVPQEEPTTWTGYFGKVLMASTTYLPAHVTEMFTQGRAFATVRLPFSGHKNICALAIIQKIPRLLVAAADGYLYLYNLDPQEGGECTLMKQHKLDGSVEAANEILEQTAHDRPLVAQTYSAAVAKGYTEDQGAVGGAGVEEDMNALHLDEENEQPPLILETD; encoded by the exons ATGAACCTGGCCAGTCAGAGCGGAGAGGCCGGCTGCAGCCAGCTGCTCTTCGCCAACTTTAACCAGGATAACAC ATCCCTAGCTGTTGGTACCAAGTCCGGCTACAAGTTTTTCTCCTTGTCATCAGTGGACAAATTGGAACAAATCTATGAATGTA CTGACACAGAAGATGTGTGCATCGTGGAGAGATTGTTCTCCAGCAGCCTCGTCGCTATTGTCAGCCTTAAGGCACCTAGGAAGCTGAAAGTCTGTCACTTCAAGAAAGGGACTGAGATATGCAACTACAGCTACTCAAACACTATACTGGCTGTAAAACTGAACAGACAG AGACTGATAGTGTGTTTAGAGGAGTCACTCTATATCCACAACATTAGGGATATGAAAGTACTACATACCATTCGAGAGACCCCTCCGAATCCTTCCG GACTATGTGCCCTGTCAATCAGTAATGACAACTGTTACTTGGCCTATCCGGGAAGTGCAACAATTGGAGAGGTACAAGTTTTTGACACGGTCAATCTG AGGGCAGCTAACATGATACCTGCCCACGATAGTCCACTAGCAGCTCTGGCGTTCGATGCAAGCGGCACTAAATTGGCCACAGCATCTGAGAAG GGCACTGTAATCCGAGTTTTCTCCATTCCAGAGGGCCAAAAGCTCTTTGAGTTCCGGAGGGGAGTAAAGAG ATGTGTGAGCATCTGTTCCCTCGCCTTCAGTATGGAGGGACTCTATCTGTCTGCCTCAAGCAACACGGAGACGGTGCATATTTTTAAGCTGGAGACCCAGAGAGAGAAGTCAGT GCCCCAAGAGGAGCCCACTACTTGGACAGGATACTTTGGAAAAGTACTGATGGCCTCCACAACATACCTGCCCGCACATGTAACAGAGATGTTCACTCAAGGAAGGGCATTTGCTACAGTCAGACTGCCCTTTTCAGGTCATAAGAACATCTGCGCTCTGGCCAT AATCCAGAAGATCCCACGCCTGCTGGTGGCTGCAGCAGATGGCTATCTTTACCTGTACAATCTGGACCCACAGGAGGGGGGAGAGTGCACACTAATGAAACAGCATAA GTTAGATGGAAGTGTAGAGGCAGCGAATGAAATCCTTGAGCAAACAGCTCACGACCGGCCGCTTGTGGCACAGACCTACAGTGCTGCTGTTGCCAAAG GTTACACTGAGGATCAGGGGGCGGTGGGGGGTGCCGGGGTGGAGGAGGACATGAACGCCCTGCACCTGGACGAAGAGAACGAGCAGCCTCCATTAATCCTGGAAACAGACTGA